In Candidatus Kaistella beijingensis, a genomic segment contains:
- a CDS encoding Gfo/Idh/MocA family protein, with product MLKAGLVGAGHLGKIHLRLLNQSEKYELVGFHDADVENGKKLEAEFGYKYYANFDDLLNEIDMLDIVTPTVYHYDYAMKAIENRKHFFIEKPVTQTLKQAEEILYKCREHGIKAQVGHVERYNPAFIGSKDFIKDPMFIEIHRLAEFNPRGTDVSVVLDLMIHDLDILLSIVKSTVKNIHASGVSVVSKSPDICNARIEFENGCVANLTTSRISMKAMRKSRFFQKDAYISVDFLEKKAEVIRMKPAPENPTDFDMIIENAEGEKNQIIFEYPNIQPNNAILDELESFADAITENKNVEVSLEDGTEALKVALEIVKLIS from the coding sequence ATGCTCAAAGCAGGTTTAGTCGGTGCAGGACATTTGGGAAAAATCCATTTGAGATTGCTGAATCAGTCGGAAAAATATGAATTGGTAGGTTTTCACGATGCGGATGTTGAAAACGGAAAAAAACTTGAAGCCGAATTCGGTTACAAATATTATGCGAATTTTGATGATTTGTTGAACGAAATCGACATGCTCGATATTGTAACACCCACCGTTTATCATTACGATTATGCGATGAAGGCAATTGAAAATAGAAAACATTTCTTCATCGAAAAACCGGTTACCCAAACCTTGAAACAGGCAGAAGAAATCCTCTACAAATGCCGTGAACACGGGATCAAGGCGCAAGTTGGACACGTTGAAAGATACAATCCCGCCTTTATTGGCTCTAAAGATTTCATCAAAGACCCGATGTTTATAGAGATTCACCGTTTGGCGGAATTCAATCCGCGCGGAACGGATGTTTCCGTGGTTTTGGATTTGATGATCCACGATTTGGATATTTTGCTTTCCATCGTGAAATCAACAGTGAAAAACATTCACGCAAGCGGAGTTTCTGTGGTTTCGAAATCGCCCGATATTTGTAACGCAAGAATTGAGTTTGAAAACGGTTGTGTAGCGAATTTGACAACCTCAAGAATTTCGATGAAAGCCATGAGAAAGTCTCGATTTTTTCAGAAAGACGCCTATATTTCTGTCGATTTTTTAGAGAAAAAAGCGGAAGTTATCCGAATGAAACCAGCTCCGGAAAATCCAACTGATTTTGATATGATTATCGAAAATGCGGAAGGTGAAAAAAATCAGATTATTTTTGAATATCCCAACATTCAGCCAAATAACGCCATTTTAGATGAACTAGAAAGTTTTGCCGATGCCATTACCGAAAATAAAAATGTGGAAGTTTCCCTGGAAGACGGAACCGAAGCTTTAAAAGTGGCGCTTGAAATCGTGAAGTTGATTTCTTGA